A stretch of Eschrichtius robustus isolate mEscRob2 chromosome 6, mEscRob2.pri, whole genome shotgun sequence DNA encodes these proteins:
- the KRTAP11-1 gene encoding keratin-associated protein 11-1, with amino-acid sequence MSYNCSTRKLSSRMIGGQYTAPVAPVATVSTPDADCLSGIYLPSSVQTGSWLLDHCQKTCCEPIACQPTCYQPTPYVSSPVRMTCSRQTTCVSNPCSTPCSRPLTFVSSGCQPLGGISTVCQPVKSVSTVCQPVGGVSTICQPSCGVSRMYKQSCVSSWRRIC; translated from the coding sequence ATGTCCTACAACTGCTCCACAAGGAAACTCTCTTCCAGGATGATTGGAGGACAATACACTGCGCCAGTGGCCCCAGTTGCCACAGTTTCTACCCCGGATGCTGACTGCCTGAGTGGCATCTATTTGCCCAGCTCCGTCCAAACTGGCTCCTGGCTCCTGGACCACTGTCAGAAGACCTGCTGCGAGCCCATTGCTTGCCAGCCAACCTGCTACCAGCCAACTCCTTATGTCTCCAGCCCTGTCCGGATGACCTGCTCTCGGCAAACCACTTGTGTCTCCAATCCCTGCTCAACTCCCTGCAGCCGGCCGCTCACTTTTGTCTCCAGTGGCTGTCAGCCCCTGGGCGGCATCTCTACTGTGTGCCAACCAGTGAAAAGTGTCTCCACTGTCTGCCAGCCGGTGGGAGGAGTCTCCACCATCTGCCAACCATCCTGCGGGGTCTCCAGGATGTACAAGCAGTCCTGCGTGTCCAGCTGGCGAAGAATTTGCTGA